ttagtcctgcacttttgtcactaacagtgatcttgcttttcattttcttattatttaaacaagatgagcaagaatgggagacagaaggggagtataacgaacggcatttcctatcacatcgttacattttctcattttaaaactctgcttccaatgtatccgtttgcagttcaaaatacatttgtttctgtagattaaagttgaattattcaacaggtcggttattttacctcgaaaaccaaaggtgttacttatcagctttacctcaaaactaacaagcattaggccaatgcagacttggccgttcatttcgtctgtcacataccgggagctacaactttattatcatttaatcactataatcattaataccttctggatccatgttctccacgtttaaggagtgatggattcgaaatctcatcgagtaacagtcctttatctcaactatctgcaccattttgccaagagcgagagtttgcgcatccagaaagtttaaccgtttttgttttatttcaaactgccttcgttgaccggaaaccgtaaatattttaaacactgcgctaagacacattcgcatggcgttagttttaccgattctgacgggataagaaacgtgcgcaatttctcaaaattaccacacagtggagaattaatgccggcaggatcttactgtctacaaagcaagttcaatgcaagcataaccttcacaagtaagacgaagcatggcggcggaaaagaacaacatttttattttacaattacttcaaaattaggaacaaaaatacgaccaaaaattctttagtttgacatgtgatcaaaatacaaagtaaactaatacatgatagcatgcatgcaaaagatcaacggcagaacagggacttttaacgttgtctgcattaaaaaggaattaaccatccctctcaatataaaattgggataatttttttctcttcagaggcctccatagaatagtgcatccatcccctcactcatgtgtatagagacgtatcctaaggctctgtcagcaacattcagatcaacaacagcatcaacaatttcacagctagttttaaaacttgcttaaacgcacagtgattgcagaaaatgataaacaaattaggtactattaattaaattattaaattgtgcagattaatagtcagaaaaggtttttcaattttacattatgataaatgagaactataggtgattactaattattgttaactaatttactgtatgaatttttccctctcgttgttaaaaatcattatatgtcagggtgccagtcagtggaagcacacagacacgttggccagctgtcctattcaactactttttggtcatttattaagtaactgactaatattttcctgcgggatcttctaattatgttgaaataaaaatgtaacttacagcgtaaaaacatggaatcaagtcagaagcgcatgggcctcttgtgcggtggaggagaacttgagccgctggtgtcgtcgggctcagccttgcgcttcctctgtctggtgccagcgggcctctgaggaggcctctcctcctgcctcacgccccatgttcgcagagaactgctcacatgcacggagacatgcacggacatgaccacggtgtgatcatcaccgtagtccgtgatgctccagagtccatcggagatgctgagctcatccagcttccgcaggtagttgcggccttcgatctcaagctgctgccacgtgctgttagggcccacagggatccagaaggtggagctggagggctcagcatgttctggctcaatctgacttccaggttgagtgtcagaaggcacagataaggatggagatgagggctcatcttcaccccaggccaaggggagagcctcaggaagcccattagcatcctcagtcgtggatgctggagctgcaggggaagcctcccttatagagctggatgatggcagctcatgtccgtaatggtcatcctccccagctggtgattctccatccccatgctgtacaccagtctctgtaccatgatgtaccacttgcagtagtgcaggtgctacgtgcaataggctgggatccaactcctccccagtgagccgccaataaaatgaagggacactgagggccagagactgcaagttctccatggtcagtgggctcctctcgaagttcacgaccagaatggagatgaacttgtcctccacaaactcatgaactgggacaaaatggaacacagagagatatataagaacatgacaataactggataaatactctactacaaaatcagtttaaaatgagtccatgggcttcagattgtcagataaatgaaataatgtgaattaccgataaagctaagaaagctaaaccagaagacaacatccatgcatacgcttactctcacacatatccaaatgaataaatattaaatgaaacacatttagtcctgcacttttgtcactaacagtgatcttgcttttcattttcttattatttaaacaagatgagcaagaatgggagacagaaggggagtataacgaacggcatttcctatcacatcgttacattttctcattttaaaactctgcttccaatgtatccgtttgcagttcaaaatacatttgtttctgtagataaaagttgaattattcaacaggtcggttattttacctcgaaaaccaaaggtgttacttatcagctttacctcaaaactaacaagcattaggccaatgcagacttggccgttcatttcgtatgtcacataccgggagctacaactttattatcatttaatcactataatcattaataccttctggatccatgttctccacgtttaaggagtgatggattcgaaatctcatcgagtaacagtcctttatctcaactatctgcaccattttgccaagagcgagagtttgcgcatccagaaagtttaaccgtttttgttttatttcaaactgccttcattgaccggaaaccgtaaatattttaaactctgcgctaagacacattcgcatggcgttagttttaccgattctgacgggataagaaacgtgcgcaatttctcaaaattaccacacagtggagaattaatgccggcaggatcttactgtctacaaagcaagttcaatgcaagtataaccttcacaagtaagacgaagcatggcggcggaaaagaacaacatttttattttacaattacttcaaaattaggaacaaaaatacgaccaaaaattctttagtttgacatgtgatcaaaatacagagtaaactaatacatgatagcatgcatgcaaaagatcaacggcagaacagggacttttaacgttgtctgcattaaaaaggaattaaccatccctctcaatataaaattgggataatttttttctcttcagaggcctccatagaatagtgcattcatcccctcactcatgtgtatagagacgtatcctaaggctctgtcagcaacattcagatcaacaacagcatcaacaatttcacagctagttttaaaacttgcttaaacgcacagtgattgcagaaaatgataaacaaattaggtactattaattaaattattaaattgtgcagattaatagtcagaaaaggtttttcaattttacattatgataaatgagaactataggtgattactaattattgttaactaatttactgtatgaatttttccccctcgttgttaaaaatcattatatgtcagggtgccagtcagtggaagcacacagacacgttggccagctgtcctattcaactactttttggtcatttattaagtaactgactaatattttcctgcgggatcttctaattatgttgaaataaaaatgtaacttacagcgtaaaaacatggaatcaagtcagaagcgcatgggcctcttgtgcggtggaggagaacttgagccgctggtgtcgtcgggctcggccttgcgcttcctctgtctggtgccagcgggcctctgaggaggcctctcctcctgcctcacgccccatgttcgcagagaactgctcacatgcacggagacatgcacggacatgaccacggtgtgatcatcaccgtagtccgtaatgctccagagtccatcggagatgctgagctcatccagcttccgcaggtagttgcggccttcgatctcaagctgctgccacgtgctgttagggcccacagggatccagaaggtggagctggagggctcagaatgttctggctcaatctgacttccaggttgagtgtcagaaggcacagataaggatggagatgagggctcatcttcaccccaggccaaggggagagcctcaggaagcccattagtatcctcagtcgtggatgctggagctgcaggggaagcctcccttatagagctggatgatggcagctcctgtccgtaatggtcatcctcctcagctggtgattctccatccccatgctggacaccagtctctgtaccatgatgtaccacttgcagtcgtgcaggtgctacgtgcaataggctgggatccagctcctccccagtgagccgccaataaaatgaagggacactgagggccagagactgcaagttctccatggtcagtgggctcctctcgaagttcacgaccagaatggagatgaacttgtcctccaaaaactcatgaactgggacaaaatggaacacagagagatatataagaacatgacaataactggataaatactctactacaaaatccgtttaaaattagtccatgggcttcagattgtcagataaatgaaataatgtgaattaccgataaagctaagaaagctaaaccagaagacaacatccatgcatacgcttactctcacacatatccaaatgaataaatattaaatgaaacacatttagtcctgcacttttgtcactaacagtgatcttgcttttcattttcttattatttaaacaagatgagcaagaatgggagacagaaggggagtataacgaacggcatttcctatcacatcgttacattttctcattttaaaactccgcttccaatgtatccgtttgcagttctaaatacattcatttctgtagataaaacttgaattattcaaccggtcggttattttacctcgaaaaccaaatgtgttacttatcagcttt
This genomic interval from Paramormyrops kingsleyae isolate MSU_618 unplaced genomic scaffold, PKINGS_0.4 ups83, whole genome shotgun sequence contains the following:
- the LOC111841375 gene encoding uncharacterized protein isoform X1; translated protein: MVQIVEIKDCYSMRIRIHHSLNMENMDPEVHEFVEDKFISILVVNFERSPLTMENLQSLALSVPSFYWRLTGEELDPSLLHVAPALLQVVHHGTETGVQHGDGESPAGEDDHYGHELPSSSSIREASPAAPASTTEDANGLPEALPLAWGEDEPSSPSLSVPSDTQPGSQIEPEHAEPSSSTFWIPVGPNSTWQQLEIEGRNYLRKLDELSISDGLWSITDYGDDHTVVMSVHVSVHVSSSLRTWGVRQEERPPQRPAGTRQRKRKAEPDDTSGSSSPPPHKRPMRF